From one Bacillus sp. FJAT-42376 genomic stretch:
- the rsmI gene encoding 16S rRNA (cytidine(1402)-2'-O)-methyltransferase, with protein sequence MSMQTQQSFRENTEKGMLYLVPTPIGNLEDMTFRAIRILKEADLIAAEDTRQTKKLCNHFEIDTPLTSYHEHNKESSGYKIIDYLNEGKTIALVSDAGMPTISDPGSELVAAALEENLTVVPLPGANAALTALIASGLTPQPFFFYGFLNRQKKEKKKELEKLKSRQETIIFYESPHRLKDTLSIMEEILGNRQVVLSRELTKKFEEFIRGSLSEANEWARSNEVRGEFCLIVEGSSDEQESLEEDLWWNDMGIITHIEHYIEKGISSKEAIRTVALDRGIPKREVYNAYHKEQ encoded by the coding sequence ATGAGCATGCAGACACAGCAGAGCTTCAGGGAGAACACGGAAAAAGGGATGCTGTATCTTGTCCCGACGCCGATCGGCAATCTTGAAGACATGACATTCAGGGCCATTCGTATTTTAAAAGAAGCAGATTTGATTGCTGCAGAGGATACGAGACAGACAAAAAAACTATGCAATCATTTTGAAATTGATACACCTCTAACAAGCTATCATGAGCACAATAAAGAAAGCAGCGGATACAAGATCATTGATTATTTAAATGAAGGGAAAACCATTGCTTTGGTGAGCGACGCAGGGATGCCCACCATCTCGGATCCGGGTAGCGAACTGGTTGCCGCTGCGCTGGAAGAAAATCTGACAGTCGTTCCGCTGCCCGGTGCCAATGCGGCTTTAACGGCTCTGATTGCTTCAGGACTGACACCCCAGCCCTTTTTCTTTTATGGATTTTTAAACCGCCAGAAGAAAGAAAAGAAAAAAGAGCTGGAGAAGCTGAAATCCCGGCAGGAAACGATCATTTTTTATGAGTCTCCGCACAGACTGAAGGATACACTTTCTATAATGGAAGAGATTTTAGGGAATCGGCAGGTTGTTCTTTCCCGGGAGTTGACGAAAAAATTCGAAGAGTTCATTCGGGGGTCTCTTTCAGAAGCAAATGAGTGGGCGAGGTCAAACGAGGTTAGAGGAGAGTTTTGCCTCATTGTAGAAGGATCATCAGACGAGCAGGAAAGCCTTGAAGAAGATCTTTGGTGGAATGATATGGGTATAATCACCCATATTGAACACTATATCGAAAAAGGAATTTCATCGAAGGAAGCCATTAGAACTGTGGCATTAGACCGGGGAATTCCGAAGCGGGAAGTATATAATGCGTACCATAAGGAGCAATAA
- a CDS encoding AbrB/MazE/SpoVT family DNA-binding domain-containing protein, whose protein sequence is MKSTGIVRKVDELGRVVIPIELRRTLGIAEKDALEIYVDDERIILKKYKPNMTCHVTGEVSDDNMTLANGKLVLSKEGAEQLIQEIQNQFQSK, encoded by the coding sequence ATGAAATCTACAGGTATTGTACGTAAAGTTGATGAACTAGGCCGCGTGGTGATTCCGATTGAATTGCGCCGTACACTAGGAATTGCAGAAAAAGATGCTCTTGAAATCTACGTGGATGATGAAAGAATCATTCTTAAAAAATACAAGCCAAACATGACTTGCCACGTGACTGGTGAAGTTTCAGATGACAACATGACATTGGCAAACGGCAAATTGGTGCTAAGCAAAGAAGGCGCTGAGCAGCTGATCCAGGAAATCCAAAACCAATTTCAATCTAAATAA
- the metG gene encoding methionine--tRNA ligase has translation MESKKTFYITTPIYYPSGNLHIGHAYTTTAGDAMARYKRMRGFDVMYLTGTDEHGQKIQQKAAEKGVSPQEYVDGIVDGIKSLWKRMDISYDDFIRTTETRHKTVVEKIFKQLLDQGDIYLDEYEGWYSIPDETYYTAHQLDDPIMEDGKIVGGKSPDSGHPVELVKEQSYFFRVGKYADRLLRYYEENPEFIQPESRKNEMINNFIKPGLEDLAVSRTSFDWGVKVPGDPKHVVYVWIDALSNYITALGYGTDQDEKYRTYWPADVHLMSKEIVRFHTIYWPIMLMALDLPLPKKVFAHGWLLMKDGKMSKSKGNVVDPVTLIDRYGLDALRYYLLREVPFGSDGVFTPEGFVERVNYDLANDLGNLLNRTVAMIDKYFEGHIPAYQGSVTEFDRTLEEMNRTAAERYEEAMEKMEFSVALASVWQLVSRTNKYIDETQPWALAKDEAKKGDLGSVMHHLAESLRRTAILLQPFLTETPAKIFSQLGIKDESLTQWESLQTFGHLKDVTVQKGDPIFPRLDMKEEVEYIKSQMSGGTPVPEEPKEEKAEEADEITVDDFFKVELRVAEVIHAEPVKKADKLLKLQLDLGTEKRQVVSGIAKHYTPEDLTGKKVICVTNLKPVKLRGELSQGMILAGDHDGVLSLATVDQTLPNGTKIK, from the coding sequence ATGGAAAGCAAAAAGACGTTTTACATTACAACTCCGATTTATTATCCAAGCGGAAATTTACATATTGGCCATGCCTATACAACGACGGCTGGCGATGCGATGGCAAGATATAAGCGCATGCGCGGATTTGATGTCATGTACCTGACCGGAACGGATGAACACGGACAAAAAATTCAGCAAAAAGCAGCGGAAAAAGGCGTTTCTCCGCAGGAATACGTAGATGGCATTGTGGATGGAATTAAAAGCCTGTGGAAGCGGATGGATATATCCTATGATGACTTTATCCGTACAACGGAAACCCGTCACAAAACGGTTGTCGAAAAAATATTCAAGCAGCTTCTTGATCAGGGAGATATTTATTTGGACGAATACGAGGGCTGGTATTCAATTCCTGATGAAACGTACTACACGGCACATCAGCTGGATGACCCGATCATGGAAGACGGGAAAATTGTCGGCGGGAAAAGCCCGGACAGCGGACATCCTGTTGAATTGGTTAAAGAACAGTCTTACTTTTTCCGGGTAGGAAAATACGCAGACCGCCTGTTAAGGTATTACGAAGAAAATCCGGAATTCATTCAGCCTGAATCCCGCAAAAATGAAATGATTAACAACTTCATCAAACCGGGTCTTGAAGACCTGGCTGTATCCAGAACATCCTTTGATTGGGGAGTAAAAGTTCCGGGAGATCCGAAGCACGTAGTTTATGTTTGGATCGATGCATTGTCCAATTACATTACCGCTTTGGGATATGGAACCGATCAGGATGAGAAATACCGTACCTATTGGCCGGCGGATGTTCATTTGATGAGTAAAGAAATTGTCCGCTTCCATACGATCTATTGGCCGATCATGCTGATGGCTCTCGATCTTCCTCTGCCAAAGAAAGTATTTGCACACGGATGGCTTTTGATGAAAGACGGAAAAATGTCGAAATCCAAAGGGAATGTAGTCGATCCTGTTACCCTGATTGACCGGTACGGACTGGATGCCCTGCGCTATTATTTGCTTCGCGAAGTGCCGTTCGGCTCTGATGGTGTCTTTACGCCAGAAGGATTTGTTGAGAGGGTCAATTACGATTTGGCGAATGATTTAGGCAACTTATTAAATCGGACAGTGGCGATGATCGACAAATACTTCGAAGGTCATATTCCTGCTTATCAGGGATCTGTAACAGAATTTGACCGTACCCTTGAAGAAATGAACAGAACGGCGGCAGAACGATATGAAGAAGCGATGGAAAAAATGGAATTCTCCGTTGCTCTTGCTTCCGTTTGGCAGCTCGTTAGCCGGACAAACAAGTACATTGATGAAACACAGCCTTGGGCTCTAGCCAAAGATGAAGCGAAAAAAGGGGATCTTGGATCCGTTATGCATCATCTTGCTGAGTCTTTAAGAAGAACGGCTATTCTTCTCCAGCCGTTTCTAACAGAAACTCCTGCAAAAATTTTCTCCCAGCTTGGAATAAAAGATGAGTCTTTAACCCAGTGGGAAAGCCTGCAGACTTTTGGTCATCTCAAAGATGTTACCGTGCAAAAGGGAGATCCAATTTTCCCTCGTCTTGATATGAAAGAAGAAGTGGAGTACATCAAATCACAAATGTCCGGGGGAACTCCGGTTCCTGAAGAACCAAAAGAAGAAAAAGCAGAAGAAGCGGATGAAATTACAGTAGACGATTTCTTTAAAGTGGAGCTTCGCGTAGCAGAAGTCATTCACGCTGAGCCGGTAAAAAAAGCAGACAAGCTTTTAAAGCTGCAGCTCGATCTTGGCACAGAAAAAAGACAAGTCGTATCCGGAATTGCTAAGCATTATACACCGGAAGATTTAACAGGCAAAAAAGTCATCTGCGTGACTAATCTTAAACCGGTCAAGCTTAGAGGAGAACTTTCACAGGGAATGATTCTTGCCGGAGATCATGATGGAGTCCTATCTCTTGCAACAGTAGATCAAACCTTGCCGAACGGAACCAAAATCAAATAA
- a CDS encoding TatD family hydrolase, producing the protein MLFDTHAHLNAVQYEEDLEEVIDRAKEEGVEKIVVVGFDTETITRAMELTEKYEFIYAAVGWHPVDAIDMKDEDLLWIKELAAHPKVVAIGEMGLDYHWDKSPKDIQKEVFRKQIALAKEVKLPIIIHNRDATADVMEILKEEGADEVGGIMHCFTGSPETAKECIDMNFYISLGGPVTFKNAKKPKETAADIPLDRLLIETDCPYLTPHPYRGKRNEPGYVKYVAEQIAELRGMTYEEIARITTENAKKCFGIS; encoded by the coding sequence ATGTTATTTGATACGCATGCACACTTAAACGCTGTACAGTACGAAGAAGATCTGGAAGAGGTCATTGACAGGGCAAAAGAAGAAGGCGTAGAAAAAATTGTCGTGGTCGGATTTGATACCGAAACGATTACAAGAGCGATGGAGCTGACAGAAAAATACGAGTTTATTTATGCAGCCGTCGGGTGGCATCCCGTAGATGCAATTGATATGAAAGACGAAGATCTTCTCTGGATTAAAGAGCTTGCTGCCCATCCGAAAGTTGTCGCAATTGGTGAAATGGGGCTCGACTATCATTGGGATAAATCTCCAAAGGATATTCAAAAAGAAGTGTTCAGAAAGCAAATCGCTCTGGCTAAAGAAGTGAAGCTCCCGATTATCATCCATAACCGTGATGCAACAGCAGATGTAATGGAAATTCTAAAAGAAGAAGGCGCGGATGAAGTCGGTGGAATCATGCATTGCTTTACGGGGAGTCCGGAAACGGCAAAAGAGTGCATAGATATGAATTTTTATATTTCATTAGGCGGACCTGTCACATTCAAAAATGCAAAAAAACCGAAAGAGACTGCAGCCGATATTCCGCTTGACCGTCTGCTGATTGAAACGGACTGTCCCTACCTGACTCCGCATCCGTACAGAGGAAAGCGGAACGAGCCAGGCTATGTAAAATATGTAGCGGAACAGATTGCAGAGTTAAGAGGAATGACATATGAAGAAATCGCTCGAATAACAACCGAAAACGCAAAGAAATGTTTCGGCATCAGCTGA
- a CDS encoding G5 and 3D domain-containing protein, which produces MKKLFSEKMSKNKLILSATSLLVMGTGTAFGTYEGTKDEITVSVNGNEEKIRTHADTVGDLFSELDIDVRDQDQLSHSENTKLDSSMNIVYESALPVRLDDNGNEKTVWTTADTVDGMLKEEGIKLSSHDQIRPAPDTKITDQLSLSINRAFELTMNVGGKEKKVWTTSTTVADFLKNQKIRLNPSDKVEPRLDDTLQANDAVTVKRVEKVTDVVEEPLDFAVVKKNDSNLERGKQKVVEEGEKGSRKIHFAVVKENGKVISRRAVKEEMVKESKDRIVAVGTKARKAAPVASKPASSAPKAAIASRNNDSVSKEMYVSSTAYTASCSGCSGRTATGVNLKANPDAKVIAVDPDVIPLGTKVYVEGYGYAVAADTGSAINGNKIDVFFPDQSSAMKWGNRRVKIKILD; this is translated from the coding sequence TTGAAAAAGCTGTTTTCCGAAAAGATGAGTAAAAACAAACTCATCCTCTCCGCTACTAGTTTGCTAGTAATGGGAACAGGCACTGCTTTCGGTACATACGAGGGAACGAAAGATGAAATTACTGTTTCTGTGAACGGAAATGAGGAGAAGATTAGAACGCACGCAGACACCGTAGGAGATTTATTTTCAGAATTAGATATAGATGTGCGCGATCAAGACCAGCTTTCCCATTCGGAGAACACGAAATTAGACAGCAGTATGAACATTGTCTACGAATCAGCCCTGCCGGTTCGATTAGATGACAATGGCAATGAAAAGACGGTTTGGACCACCGCTGATACGGTAGACGGAATGCTGAAAGAAGAAGGCATTAAACTATCCAGTCATGATCAGATCAGACCGGCTCCAGATACAAAGATTACGGATCAGCTATCCCTCTCCATCAACCGTGCTTTCGAGCTGACCATGAATGTAGGCGGCAAAGAGAAAAAGGTTTGGACCACTTCGACTACGGTCGCTGACTTTTTGAAGAACCAGAAGATTAGACTCAATCCATCAGATAAAGTTGAGCCAAGATTAGATGATACGTTGCAGGCAAATGATGCTGTAACGGTTAAACGCGTAGAAAAAGTCACCGATGTAGTGGAAGAACCGCTTGATTTTGCTGTTGTTAAGAAAAATGACAGCAATTTGGAACGCGGAAAGCAAAAAGTCGTTGAAGAAGGCGAAAAAGGATCCAGGAAAATTCATTTTGCCGTTGTGAAGGAAAACGGGAAAGTGATATCCCGCAGAGCGGTAAAGGAAGAAATGGTGAAAGAAAGCAAGGACCGCATTGTAGCTGTGGGAACGAAAGCGCGAAAAGCAGCTCCGGTTGCGAGCAAACCTGCGTCAAGCGCACCTAAAGCAGCGATAGCGTCCAGAAATAATGACTCGGTTTCAAAAGAAATGTACGTGAGTTCTACTGCCTATACGGCAAGCTGCAGCGGCTGTTCCGGCCGTACTGCAACAGGAGTCAATTTAAAAGCAAATCCTGATGCGAAAGTAATTGCAGTGGACCCGGACGTAATTCCTCTTGGAACGAAAGTTTATGTGGAGGGCTATGGGTATGCAGTAGCAGCCGATACGGGCTCAGCCATCAACGGCAACAAAATTGACGTGTTTTTCCCAGACCAGTCTTCAGCAATGAAATGGGGCAACAGACGGGTGAAAATAAAAATCCTCGATTAA
- the rnmV gene encoding ribonuclease M5, with translation MEEKMKIKEIIVVEGRDDTVAVKRAVTADTIETNGSAIGDDVIERVRLAAAGRGVIIFTDPDFPGEKIRKTIAEAVPGCKHAFIEKTDARPKRGRGIGVEHASPEAIREALKEVKEEMPDLPSEWEQDDLLEYGLIGHPMAKVRREKLGTELKIGYTNGKQLLKRLQMFQISKTAYEEAMKRILQEEEKHD, from the coding sequence TTGGAGGAAAAAATGAAAATAAAAGAAATCATTGTAGTGGAAGGCCGTGACGATACAGTTGCTGTTAAACGAGCCGTCACTGCAGATACAATAGAAACGAATGGCTCCGCAATAGGTGATGATGTAATTGAGCGTGTCAGACTTGCTGCTGCCGGCAGGGGAGTAATCATATTTACTGATCCAGATTTCCCTGGTGAGAAAATACGGAAAACGATTGCGGAGGCTGTCCCGGGCTGCAAGCATGCGTTTATTGAAAAAACGGATGCCCGCCCTAAAAGAGGCCGCGGAATCGGCGTGGAGCATGCATCACCTGAAGCCATCAGAGAGGCATTAAAGGAAGTGAAGGAAGAAATGCCTGACCTTCCTTCAGAATGGGAACAGGATGATCTTTTGGAATATGGACTAATCGGCCATCCGATGGCGAAGGTACGCAGGGAAAAACTCGGAACCGAGCTTAAGATCGGCTATACGAATGGAAAGCAGCTTTTGAAAAGACTGCAGATGTTTCAAATATCGAAAACAGCTTATGAAGAAGCGATGAAAAGGATACTGCAGGAGGAAGAAAAACATGATTAA
- the rsmA gene encoding 16S rRNA (adenine(1518)-N(6)/adenine(1519)-N(6))-dimethyltransferase RsmA, translating to MIKDIATPARTKEILQKYGFSFKKSLGQNFLIDTNVLHRIVDHAEVGEETGVIEIGPGIGALTEQLAKRAKKVVAFEIDQRLLPILSDTLSPYPNVKVIHEDVLKADVKQVMEEEFGDCKEVMVVANLPYYVTTPIIMKLLEDQLPLKGIVVMLQKEVADRIAAHASTKEYGSLSIAIQYYTEAKTVMTVPKTVFVPQPNVDSAVIRLLKRDKPAVEMQDEAFFFELMRASFAQRRKTLMNNLMQHYPAGKGIKEEIELQLNQAGIDPRRRGESLTIEEFAKAADVLYPLLKK from the coding sequence ATGATTAAAGATATTGCCACTCCGGCACGGACAAAAGAGATTTTGCAAAAGTACGGGTTTTCTTTTAAAAAGAGTCTTGGACAAAACTTTTTAATCGACACAAATGTCCTTCATCGAATTGTGGATCATGCGGAAGTGGGAGAAGAAACCGGTGTGATTGAAATCGGACCGGGAATCGGAGCACTTACAGAACAGCTTGCAAAGCGGGCAAAAAAAGTAGTCGCATTTGAAATCGATCAGAGACTGCTTCCAATTCTCAGTGATACGCTTTCCCCCTATCCGAACGTCAAGGTCATCCATGAAGATGTATTGAAAGCAGATGTAAAACAGGTCATGGAAGAAGAGTTTGGAGACTGTAAAGAAGTAATGGTTGTTGCCAATCTACCTTATTACGTCACCACTCCCATCATCATGAAGCTTCTTGAGGATCAGCTGCCGCTGAAAGGCATTGTGGTCATGCTGCAAAAAGAAGTGGCAGACCGTATTGCCGCCCATGCATCAACAAAAGAATACGGATCTCTTTCGATTGCCATTCAGTATTACACAGAGGCCAAGACCGTTATGACGGTGCCGAAAACCGTGTTCGTTCCGCAGCCTAATGTAGATTCTGCGGTGATCAGACTGCTGAAAAGGGATAAGCCTGCTGTAGAAATGCAGGATGAAGCGTTTTTCTTTGAATTGATGAGAGCGTCTTTTGCTCAGCGGAGAAAAACGCTCATGAATAATCTCATGCAGCATTATCCGGCAGGCAAGGGTATAAAAGAAGAAATCGAACTGCAGCTGAATCAAGCAGGAATTGATCCGCGGAGACGCGGAGAATCACTGACGATTGAAGAATTTGCAAAAGCAGCGGATGTTCTTTATCCTTTGCTTAAAAAATAG
- the yabG gene encoding sporulation peptidase YabG codes for MSFTIGDVVARKSYHMDMLFRIIDIKQGQSGETVAVLYGEEFRLIADSPCSDLVVISERELNQRHVQQKEKLDQSLFLLEQDYQLLKEKREYYATASYSHQEDFFHVPGKVLHLDGDPVYLQKCLSLYEKIGVPVHGVHCLEKDMPERVPELLTQYRPDILVITGHDAYSKHKGSMSDLEAYRHSKHFVQAVMNARSRIPNLDQLVIFAGACQSHFESLIRAGANFASSPSRVNIHALDPVYIVAKISFTPFVERINVWDVLRNTLTREKGLGGVETKGVLRTGMPYKRIQTVQE; via the coding sequence ATGTCATTTACTATAGGAGATGTCGTTGCGCGCAAGTCGTATCATATGGATATGCTTTTCCGTATTATCGATATAAAGCAGGGGCAGAGCGGCGAGACGGTTGCGGTACTTTATGGGGAGGAATTCAGGCTTATTGCGGATTCTCCATGCTCCGATCTCGTTGTCATCAGTGAACGCGAACTCAATCAGCGTCATGTTCAGCAAAAAGAAAAGCTGGATCAGTCTCTTTTTCTTCTCGAGCAGGATTATCAGCTGCTAAAGGAAAAACGGGAGTATTACGCTACAGCCAGCTATAGCCACCAGGAAGATTTTTTCCATGTTCCGGGGAAGGTTCTTCATTTAGATGGAGATCCGGTTTATCTTCAGAAATGTCTCTCCCTTTATGAAAAAATCGGTGTACCGGTTCATGGAGTCCATTGTCTGGAAAAAGATATGCCGGAAAGGGTGCCGGAACTTCTAACCCAGTATCGCCCTGATATCCTCGTTATTACCGGTCATGATGCGTACTCGAAGCATAAAGGAAGCATGAGCGATTTGGAGGCTTACCGGCACTCCAAACATTTTGTGCAGGCGGTTATGAATGCACGAAGCCGGATTCCTAACTTAGATCAGCTCGTAATATTCGCCGGAGCGTGCCAGTCCCATTTTGAATCGCTTATCAGGGCTGGGGCAAACTTCGCAAGCTCTCCGTCGAGAGTAAATATTCATGCGCTTGATCCGGTGTACATTGTGGCCAAAATCAGCTTTACCCCTTTTGTGGAAAGAATCAATGTCTGGGATGTTCTCCGCAATACCCTGACACGCGAGAAGGGGCTTGGAGGAGTGGAAACGAAAGGAGTGCTCCGGACAGGTATGCCGTATAAAAGAATTCAAACCGTTCAGGAGTAA
- a CDS encoding Veg family protein, with protein sequence MAKTLTDIKNVLDLNLGKRLTLKANGGRRKTVERSGVLAETYPSVFIVELDQDENAFERVSYSYADVLTETVQLTFFEDASGALALSGQ encoded by the coding sequence ATGGCGAAGACTTTAACCGATATCAAAAACGTGTTGGATTTGAATCTGGGCAAAAGATTGACATTGAAGGCAAATGGAGGACGCAGAAAGACCGTAGAGCGATCTGGGGTTCTGGCTGAGACCTATCCATCCGTCTTTATCGTAGAATTGGATCAGGATGAAAATGCTTTTGAAAGAGTTTCCTACAGCTATGCAGATGTTCTCACCGAAACTGTACAATTAACATTTTTTGAAGATGCATCAGGAGCATTAGCTTTAAGCGGGCAGTAG
- a CDS encoding small, acid-soluble spore protein, alpha/beta type, translating into MGRRKGIMTESFKYELAKDLGFYDTVMKEGWGGIRSRDAGNMTKRAVELAQAHMASQMKSH; encoded by the coding sequence ATGGGCAGACGAAAAGGGATCATGACGGAAAGCTTTAAGTACGAGCTTGCAAAGGATTTGGGCTTTTACGATACCGTAATGAAGGAAGGCTGGGGCGGTATTCGCTCAAGAGATGCCGGCAATATGACAAAAAGAGCGGTTGAACTTGCTCAAGCGCATATGGCGTCACAAATGAAATCTCATTAA
- a CDS encoding iron-containing alcohol dehydrogenase has product MNTFLQHNPTKLWFGKGQISQLGSELGGRGKNVLIVYGGGSIKKNGVYDAVMEELDKSGANVFELSGVEPNPRLSTVKAGIALCREKEIDLMLAIGGGSVIDCVKAISIGVFYEGDVWDVICRKGSPERALPFGTVLTLAATGSEMNNISVITDWEKNEKRGWGSPLVFPQFSILDPSYTFSVPRDQTVYGVVDIMSHALEQYFHRTDNTPMIDRFIESLLLTVMEAGAELVNDLRSFKLRETVMYAGTTAFNETLSNGTDGGDWGSHQIEHAVSAIYDIPHGGGLAIIFPNWMSYCSEIDPSRMKKLAVNVFKISPEGKSDLETAKEGIAALRSYWNSIGAPSRLSDYGIDDSRLEELVEKSFMKDQVGTYKILNKEDVREILLRSM; this is encoded by the coding sequence TTGAATACATTTTTGCAGCATAACCCCACAAAACTCTGGTTCGGGAAAGGGCAGATCTCACAGCTTGGGAGCGAGCTTGGCGGCCGGGGGAAAAACGTACTGATTGTGTACGGCGGCGGAAGCATTAAAAAAAACGGGGTGTACGATGCCGTGATGGAGGAGCTGGACAAGTCCGGAGCAAACGTATTTGAACTGTCCGGAGTAGAACCGAATCCCCGTCTGTCCACGGTGAAAGCGGGAATTGCCCTTTGCCGTGAAAAAGAGATTGATCTGATGCTTGCAATCGGCGGCGGCAGCGTGATCGATTGCGTAAAGGCTATTTCCATCGGAGTGTTTTATGAAGGAGATGTATGGGACGTCATTTGCAGAAAGGGATCGCCTGAGCGCGCACTTCCGTTTGGAACGGTACTAACCCTGGCGGCAACCGGGTCTGAAATGAACAATATCTCCGTGATTACCGATTGGGAGAAAAATGAAAAACGCGGCTGGGGAAGCCCGCTTGTGTTTCCTCAATTCTCTATACTCGATCCATCGTATACTTTTTCTGTTCCCCGTGATCAGACAGTTTACGGTGTGGTGGATATTATGTCGCATGCGCTTGAGCAATATTTCCATCGTACGGATAATACACCGATGATTGACCGCTTTATAGAGTCTCTCCTGCTTACAGTGATGGAGGCGGGAGCGGAGCTTGTGAATGACCTTCGCAGCTTTAAGCTTCGGGAAACGGTTATGTACGCCGGAACGACTGCTTTTAACGAAACCCTTTCAAACGGAACGGACGGGGGCGATTGGGGCTCTCATCAAATTGAGCATGCGGTTTCGGCTATTTATGATATTCCTCATGGGGGAGGGCTTGCAATTATTTTCCCGAACTGGATGAGCTATTGCTCCGAAATAGATCCTTCCAGGATGAAAAAATTGGCAGTCAATGTGTTTAAGATTTCTCCTGAAGGAAAAAGTGATTTAGAGACGGCTAAAGAGGGCATCGCAGCGTTAAGAAGCTATTGGAACTCCATTGGCGCTCCGAGCCGTCTCTCTGACTATGGGATTGATGATTCAAGACTGGAAGAGCTTGTTGAGAAATCCTTTATGAAAGATCAGGTAGGAACCTATAAGATTTTAAATAAAGAGGATGTAAGGGAAATTCTCCTCCGCAGCATGTAA
- the ispE gene encoding 4-(cytidine 5'-diphospho)-2-C-methyl-D-erythritol kinase gives MRILEKAPAKINLSLDVLHKRKDGFHEVEMVMTTIDLADRIELTDMGPRGGISITSHNRFVPDDHRNLAYQAASVLKERFGIKRGVSIGITKVIPVAAGLAGGSSDAAAALRGLNRLWNLGLSLDELAEIGAEIGSDVSFCVYGGTAVATGRGEKIRHIEAPPHCWVILAKPTAGVSTADVYRGLRLADVQHPHTGRMIEAIQEKSYEGICDHLGNVLESVTLKMQPEVAVIKDQMKRFGADAVLMSGSGPTVFGLVQYESKVHRIYNGLRGFCDQVFAVRMLGERCELD, from the coding sequence ATGCGTATTCTTGAAAAAGCACCAGCGAAGATTAATTTGTCGCTGGATGTTTTACATAAAAGAAAAGATGGATTTCATGAAGTGGAAATGGTGATGACGACCATTGATTTGGCCGACCGGATTGAACTCACTGATATGGGGCCGAGGGGCGGGATCTCCATTACATCCCATAACCGGTTTGTTCCCGATGATCACCGGAATCTTGCTTATCAGGCCGCAAGCGTCTTAAAAGAGCGCTTCGGCATAAAACGGGGAGTATCAATCGGTATTACAAAGGTCATCCCTGTTGCTGCAGGTCTTGCCGGCGGAAGCAGTGATGCAGCCGCGGCTTTAAGAGGGCTGAACCGGTTGTGGAATCTTGGATTAAGCCTGGATGAGCTGGCTGAAATCGGAGCTGAGATCGGGTCCGATGTTTCTTTCTGTGTATATGGCGGAACGGCTGTCGCCACAGGAAGAGGGGAAAAAATCCGCCACATCGAAGCGCCTCCGCACTGCTGGGTCATTTTGGCAAAACCGACGGCAGGAGTCTCTACAGCAGATGTGTACCGGGGATTGAGGCTTGCTGATGTTCAGCATCCGCATACCGGCAGAATGATAGAAGCCATTCAGGAAAAGAGCTATGAAGGAATCTGTGATCATCTTGGGAACGTTCTGGAATCCGTCACCCTGAAAATGCAGCCGGAAGTTGCAGTGATTAAAGACCAAATGAAGCGGTTTGGCGCAGATGCTGTTCTAATGAGCGGAAGCGGTCCAACTGTATTTGGACTTGTGCAATATGAATCAAAAGTACACCGGATCTACAATGGGCTTAGAGGATTCTGTGATCAGGTCTTTGCGGTAAGAATGCTGGGCGAGCGATGCGAACTTGATTAA